The following proteins are co-located in the Chryseobacterium daecheongense genome:
- a CDS encoding FAD-binding dehydrogenase yields MDNEFQPDAIIVGFGLAGLTAAMEITNAGKKVLLIDQETEQNIGGQAFWSFGGLFLINSPQQRRVGIKDSYELAKQDWMGTAGFDRKEDYWPKQWAEAYLNFAANEKYDYISKMGIKLMFMVGWAERGDGSADGHGNSVPRFHVSWGTGTGVVKPFVEKAYEAKAKGLLEMRFRHRVTSLITENGKVTGIEGDILENDNKERGEATSRIVVSQFKYSAPHIIIASGGIGANHELVRKNWPQRLGKAPEKMVSGVPAYVDGKMIGITENVGADIINRDRMWHYTEGLQNWNPIWPDHGIRILPGPSSLWFDANGNRLPAPFLPGFDTLGTLKYIQDTGFSYSWFILTQKIIKKEFALSGSEQNPDITNKDYGLFFKRIFGKKAPGPVEAFKEHGKDFIVSDNLQDLIKRMNELSGDHLLDYEKVKSQIEARDRELDNSFSKDTQVNYIRSTRKYLGDKLGRVATPHKILDPRNGPLIAVRLNILTRKTLGGIKTNLNGQVLREYDTIIEGLYAAGEVAGFGGGGMHGYRALEGTFLGGCIFSGMKAGKYIAGLK; encoded by the coding sequence ATGGACAATGAATTTCAACCAGATGCAATTATCGTAGGTTTTGGTTTGGCAGGACTTACTGCTGCTATGGAAATAACGAACGCCGGAAAAAAAGTATTATTGATCGATCAGGAGACAGAACAGAATATCGGAGGACAGGCATTCTGGTCTTTTGGTGGTCTTTTTCTGATTAATTCTCCTCAGCAGCGAAGAGTAGGAATTAAGGACTCTTATGAACTGGCGAAACAGGACTGGATGGGAACAGCAGGTTTTGATCGTAAAGAAGATTATTGGCCGAAACAATGGGCAGAAGCCTATCTGAATTTCGCAGCTAACGAAAAGTATGATTATATTTCTAAAATGGGAATTAAGCTGATGTTCATGGTGGGGTGGGCAGAAAGAGGAGATGGCTCCGCGGATGGGCATGGTAACTCCGTTCCTCGTTTTCATGTAAGCTGGGGCACTGGGACCGGAGTTGTAAAACCTTTTGTAGAAAAGGCTTACGAAGCAAAAGCAAAAGGGCTTCTTGAAATGAGGTTCAGGCATCGCGTTACCAGCCTTATTACAGAAAATGGTAAGGTCACAGGCATTGAAGGAGACATTCTTGAAAATGACAATAAAGAAAGAGGTGAGGCAACCAGCAGAATTGTTGTTTCACAATTCAAATATAGTGCACCCCATATTATTATTGCTTCCGGAGGAATAGGAGCTAATCATGAACTGGTGCGCAAAAACTGGCCGCAACGATTAGGTAAAGCTCCTGAAAAAATGGTATCTGGAGTTCCTGCTTATGTAGACGGGAAAATGATAGGGATTACTGAAAATGTCGGAGCTGATATCATCAACAGGGATCGGATGTGGCACTATACGGAAGGTCTTCAAAACTGGAATCCTATTTGGCCGGATCATGGGATCAGGATATTACCGGGACCTTCATCCCTGTGGTTTGATGCGAATGGAAACAGGCTTCCAGCGCCTTTCTTACCTGGGTTTGACACATTGGGAACCCTGAAATACATACAGGATACTGGGTTTTCTTATTCGTGGTTTATTTTAACACAAAAAATCATTAAAAAAGAGTTTGCCCTTTCTGGCTCCGAGCAAAACCCTGACATTACAAATAAGGATTACGGTCTTTTTTTTAAAAGAATCTTTGGGAAAAAAGCACCAGGTCCTGTGGAAGCTTTTAAAGAACATGGAAAAGATTTTATTGTATCGGATAATCTTCAGGATCTGATTAAAAGGATGAATGAACTTTCCGGAGATCATCTTTTGGATTATGAAAAGGTAAAATCTCAGATCGAAGCCAGGGACAGAGAATTGGATAACTCGTTTTCAAAAGATACACAGGTGAATTACATAAGAAGTACCAGAAAATACCTTGGAGATAAATTGGGAAGAGTAGCCACACCACACAAGATACTGGATCCACGAAACGGACCTTTAATTGCGGTAAGGCTTAATATTCTGACAAGAAAAACGTTAGGAGGGATTAAGACCAATCTGAATGGACAGGTTTTAAGAGAATATGATACAATAATAGAAGGACTTTATGCGGCTGGGGAGGTTGCAGGTTTCGGAGGGGGAGGAATGCATGGCTATCGAGCCCTGGAAGGAACCTTTTTAGGAGGCTGTATTTTTTCAGGAATGAAAGCCGGAAAATATATTGCCGGGCTGAAATAA
- a CDS encoding SDR family oxidoreductase translates to MSTYFDDKTVWITGASSGIGEALVMELAAKTTAKIILSSRKEDQLEAVAQKAKLSKNRYAVLPLDLYNYKNMAIVAAEAAGKFGSIDLLINNAGLSQRSLAMETDIEVDKRLIDIDYIGTVALTKATIPYMIRNGGGQIAVVSSLMGIFGAPMRSGYAGAKHALHGFFDALRAELYKENILITIICPGFIQTNISMNAVTGDGSSQGTMDNATQNGMPAHVFARKMLRAIEKKKYQKAIGGKEVLGVFLKRFFPAWLARITRKAKVV, encoded by the coding sequence ATGAGCACCTACTTTGATGATAAAACAGTTTGGATCACAGGGGCTTCTTCCGGAATAGGAGAAGCATTGGTAATGGAGCTGGCTGCAAAGACTACAGCAAAAATAATTCTTTCATCCAGAAAAGAAGATCAGCTGGAAGCAGTTGCGCAAAAAGCAAAGCTGTCCAAAAATCGGTACGCGGTATTACCACTGGACCTTTACAATTATAAGAATATGGCTATTGTTGCAGCAGAGGCAGCTGGAAAATTCGGAAGTATTGATCTTCTTATTAACAATGCAGGCTTGTCTCAGCGGTCTCTGGCAATGGAAACTGATATTGAAGTTGATAAACGTCTGATAGACATAGATTATATTGGGACAGTGGCCCTTACCAAAGCAACAATTCCTTACATGATCAGGAATGGAGGAGGACAGATTGCTGTTGTTTCAAGCCTTATGGGTATTTTCGGGGCTCCGATGCGGAGTGGTTATGCGGGAGCAAAACATGCTTTGCATGGCTTTTTTGATGCTCTTCGGGCAGAATTATACAAAGAAAATATTCTGATAACTATTATTTGTCCGGGGTTTATACAAACCAATATTTCAATGAATGCCGTAACCGGAGACGGATCTTCACAGGGAACCATGGATAATGCAACCCAAAATGGTATGCCGGCTCACGTTTTTGCCAGAAAAATGCTTCGTGCGATTGAAAAGAAAAAATACCAGAAAGCGATAGGAGGCAAGGAAGTTCTGGGTGTTTTTCTTAAAAGATTTTTCCCCGCATGGCTGGCCAGGATTACCAGAAAAGCGAAAGTAGTTTAA
- a CDS encoding SRPBCC family protein: MKKFLFSVLALLTALLLIIGILELTSSYKVSEDINRNAPVQTQQHIAIHASPEKIYQIMSDVNHWSAWNKDIQDPIMTVPFQKGNSFDWKSGGLTIRSTLHIAIPYRKIGWSGPAFGAFAIHNWTFVPNGVNTTVVVDESMEGWLVTMMHKKFQSHLEHSLQEWLRNLKIQAEK; this comes from the coding sequence ATGAAAAAGTTTCTCTTTAGTGTTTTAGCTTTATTAACAGCGCTGCTCCTGATCATTGGCATATTAGAACTTACCAGTTCTTATAAAGTTTCAGAAGATATCAACCGAAATGCTCCTGTTCAGACCCAACAACATATCGCTATCCATGCTTCTCCGGAAAAGATATATCAGATCATGAGTGATGTTAATCATTGGTCTGCCTGGAATAAAGACATCCAGGATCCGATAATGACGGTACCTTTTCAAAAAGGCAACAGTTTCGATTGGAAAAGTGGAGGTCTTACAATCAGATCCACCCTACACATTGCAATTCCTTATCGCAAAATCGGGTGGTCAGGTCCGGCATTCGGTGCTTTTGCGATTCACAACTGGACATTTGTTCCGAATGGTGTAAACACGACCGTTGTTGTAGATGAAAGTATGGAAGGGTGGCTTGTTACCATGATGCATAAAAAATTCCAGAGCCATCTGGAACATTCTTTACAGGAATGGTTAAGAAATCTAAAAATACAAGCCGAAAAATAG
- a CDS encoding MFS transporter, which produces MLREASEQRIRLITIMAFISIPLSGFVTDIYLPSFPSMAKGMHVSEKDIQITLTSYLLSYGISQLFVGGILDSIGRYRPKLIALFLLVITSILITMTNSILLICLLRILQGIAVSVLVVATRAIFVDIYDAEKVKHYLSYFTIVWSLGPILAPFLGGYLEKLFNWHANFYFLAFYAGAILLFEWFFSGESLPQKKKLNFSENISLYKMMLRNRIFMLGIIILGLSYSIVMLFNITGPFIIENTFHFTPVVIGYCTLILGFSWMIGGFIGKKRVSLGFKARILQPIILQLTLITGLIIISYFSESLYIMIPFAFFIHICSGILFTSFFTTSMLYFPKNAGTAGGLMGGLVYIITSVTSFIISVSGTVSLQKDLSWRYLIIAIILLGIILTMNHTLQKEKAEN; this is translated from the coding sequence ATGTTGAGAGAAGCATCTGAACAAAGGATCAGATTGATCACCATTATGGCTTTTATATCCATTCCATTATCGGGGTTTGTTACAGATATATATCTGCCCTCCTTCCCCTCAATGGCTAAAGGAATGCATGTTTCTGAAAAAGATATACAAATTACCCTTACCTCCTATTTGCTGAGCTACGGAATTTCCCAATTATTCGTGGGAGGAATTTTGGATAGCATCGGCCGGTATCGCCCCAAGTTAATCGCATTGTTTTTATTGGTAATTACAAGTATTCTAATCACCATGACCAATAGCATTTTACTGATTTGCCTTCTCCGTATCCTTCAAGGGATAGCCGTATCAGTGCTGGTGGTCGCTACACGGGCTATTTTTGTTGATATTTATGACGCGGAAAAAGTAAAACATTATCTCAGTTATTTTACAATTGTTTGGTCCTTAGGTCCGATTCTCGCTCCTTTTCTTGGTGGATATCTGGAAAAATTATTCAACTGGCATGCTAATTTTTACTTTCTGGCTTTTTATGCCGGTGCAATACTGCTATTTGAATGGTTTTTCAGTGGAGAAAGTCTTCCACAAAAAAAGAAACTCAATTTTTCTGAAAACATCAGCTTGTATAAAATGATGCTCCGGAACCGTATTTTCATGCTGGGCATTATTATTTTAGGATTAAGCTACTCGATTGTTATGCTATTCAATATCACGGGTCCCTTTATTATCGAAAATACTTTCCATTTCACCCCTGTTGTTATCGGATACTGTACACTAATCCTGGGGTTCTCCTGGATGATCGGTGGATTTATCGGTAAAAAAAGAGTATCATTAGGCTTTAAAGCAAGAATACTGCAGCCTATCATATTACAATTAACTCTCATTACGGGACTCATTATTATAAGTTATTTTTCTGAAAGTTTATATATCATGATTCCTTTTGCATTTTTTATTCATATCTGTTCGGGGATTCTATTTACTTCATTCTTCACAACAAGTATGCTTTATTTCCCTAAGAATGCAGGGACTGCCGGTGGACTGATGGGAGGACTGGTGTATATTATTACTTCGGTTACAAGTTTCATTATCTCCGTAAGCGGAACTGTTAGTTTACAGAAAGATCTTTCCTGGCGGTATTTAATTATTGCAATAATCCTTCTGGGTATCATTCTTACCATGAACCACACTTTACAAAAAGAAAAAGCAGAGAATTGA
- a CDS encoding tetratricopeptide repeat protein, which produces MLINKVLKTSTFFIVFFIFCSNTGAQNSSKEIDSVSRLLEKNYITGDNNPGLTLKNAIVLYYLSREKKFYPGQVYSIFEEVRIYQLNGDFDAALAKINEGVDLAIKQNDYNMICRILLSYHKVLLQLDHLSAAKQILNKCQEYNKLVTIKNDKLVNDIHITVAKAELLTISENFNESTKQEVVRLKKLAYSQCLKIGNESRLKKVTTICTLESLAGSLARFKKVDEARKYIAITDQFLASFPDDRFIIQNLINKGIVEKESGNYPAAISYFSRAIMDSQKDHNRYEQYEVYAMMAESYEGLKDYEQSTYFSKKYKRIIDSVDLVKKKSGDVNFINKINGKVSDNVEEVSSKPINIAIGAGVILLAALFGFLYYKKKQGNKEDNSIQNKIPDEVPADIINLEKAETETVKDNISNAKSENTKELILLAKEDINAFYIEFQKIYPNFYPTLKSKYPDLNISDINFCTLLKMNFGIKEISQYANSTIRAAEARRYRINKKMELKNQNELYMVLSSIN; this is translated from the coding sequence ATGCTAATAAATAAAGTATTAAAAACATCCACATTCTTTATTGTTTTTTTTATTTTTTGTAGTAATACCGGGGCACAGAATAGCAGTAAAGAAATTGATAGTGTAAGCCGGTTGTTGGAAAAAAATTATATAACAGGAGATAATAATCCAGGACTCACGCTTAAGAATGCTATAGTTCTTTATTATCTATCCCGTGAAAAGAAATTTTACCCTGGGCAAGTTTATTCAATATTTGAAGAAGTTAGGATATATCAACTTAATGGTGATTTTGATGCGGCTTTGGCCAAAATTAATGAAGGTGTAGATCTGGCGATAAAACAAAATGATTACAATATGATATGTCGCATTTTGTTATCTTATCATAAAGTACTCTTACAGCTTGATCACCTAAGTGCTGCAAAACAAATTTTAAATAAATGTCAGGAGTATAATAAACTTGTTACTATAAAGAATGATAAGCTGGTTAATGATATACACATCACAGTGGCAAAGGCTGAGCTATTGACGATTAGTGAAAATTTTAATGAAAGTACCAAGCAAGAGGTTGTCAGACTTAAAAAACTTGCTTATTCACAATGTCTAAAAATAGGTAATGAAAGCAGATTGAAGAAGGTAACCACAATCTGTACACTTGAGTCCCTGGCCGGTTCCCTGGCACGCTTTAAAAAAGTAGATGAAGCCAGAAAGTATATCGCTATCACAGATCAGTTTCTTGCTTCATTTCCGGACGATAGATTTATCATCCAGAATTTAATAAATAAAGGAATCGTTGAAAAAGAATCCGGGAATTATCCTGCAGCTATTAGTTATTTTTCAAGGGCTATTATGGACTCCCAAAAAGATCATAACCGATATGAGCAGTATGAGGTGTATGCCATGATGGCTGAATCATATGAAGGATTGAAAGATTATGAACAATCTACTTATTTTTCAAAAAAGTATAAACGGATTATAGATAGCGTTGATCTGGTAAAGAAAAAATCAGGGGATGTAAATTTTATTAATAAAATAAATGGTAAGGTTTCTGACAATGTAGAAGAGGTGTCATCAAAACCAATAAATATTGCTATTGGTGCAGGTGTTATTCTCTTAGCAGCTCTTTTTGGTTTCCTTTATTATAAAAAGAAACAAGGAAATAAAGAGGATAATTCTATTCAGAATAAAATACCAGATGAAGTGCCGGCAGATATCATTAACCTCGAAAAAGCTGAAACGGAAACTGTAAAGGATAACATCTCGAATGCAAAATCAGAAAATACAAAAGAACTGATACTTTTAGCTAAAGAAGATATCAATGCATTTTACATAGAGTTCCAGAAAATATATCCTAATTTTTATCCTACCCTGAAAAGTAAATACCCTGATCTGAATATTTCGGATATCAACTTCTGTACGCTTCTGAAGATGAATTTTGGAATTAAGGAAATATCTCAATATGCCAATTCTACAATCAGAGCTGCTGAAGCGAGAAGATACAGGATCAATAAAAAGATGGAGCTGAAAAATCAAAATGAGCTATATATGGTACTATCATCTATTAATTAA
- a CDS encoding histidine kinase, translated as MITFAKKQWKQIMIILMIYTTWSVAAFLFLIRLQGLETTLKQFGTGSQLYINFIHTVVKGTIVYYILIYQLLIPLIKTRNWKKAILQGFLFFTILTIYEYIWNFQIQNPKPTDPSYVSPNVFFLTAALLDLVIILIAVFFATIITSNEMRKRKEELEKEKLKAELAAIKYQINPHFIFNSLSFIYTKTLKTSPEAAHAVHLLSEIMSYALDDWDELGTVPLALEIDHMKKVIEMNQIRFNHMLKVKYHQHIETDEAYISSVPTLALVTLVENAFKHGELNDEKNQVTIELEATKNKIYFLVSNKKKKGPKEPSKGIGLSNVKQRLQLMYGDKHSFAVKEDENYYLNEITINL; from the coding sequence ATGATAACGTTCGCCAAAAAACAATGGAAGCAGATAATGATCATTCTGATGATCTATACGACGTGGAGTGTGGCGGCATTTCTATTTCTGATCCGACTACAGGGATTGGAGACCACCCTGAAACAATTCGGAACAGGAAGTCAGCTTTATATTAATTTTATTCATACTGTTGTAAAGGGAACCATTGTATACTATATTCTTATTTATCAGTTACTGATCCCTCTAATAAAAACCAGAAACTGGAAGAAAGCGATTTTACAAGGGTTTTTATTCTTTACCATACTGACCATTTATGAATACATTTGGAATTTCCAGATTCAAAACCCTAAACCCACAGATCCAAGTTACGTTTCACCCAACGTATTCTTTCTCACTGCTGCATTACTTGATCTTGTTATAATTTTGATCGCCGTCTTTTTTGCCACGATAATAACTTCCAATGAAATGCGTAAGCGTAAAGAAGAGCTGGAGAAGGAAAAATTAAAAGCCGAACTTGCAGCCATAAAATATCAGATCAATCCTCATTTTATTTTCAATTCGCTAAGTTTTATTTATACAAAAACCCTTAAAACAAGCCCGGAGGCAGCTCATGCGGTACATCTTCTTTCAGAGATTATGAGCTATGCTCTGGATGATTGGGATGAACTTGGAACAGTGCCTCTTGCATTGGAAATTGATCATATGAAAAAAGTAATAGAAATGAATCAGATCCGGTTCAATCATATGCTAAAAGTAAAGTATCATCAACATATTGAAACCGATGAAGCTTACATATCTTCTGTCCCGACTCTGGCATTGGTTACTTTGGTGGAAAACGCTTTTAAACATGGGGAATTGAATGATGAAAAAAACCAGGTAACCATTGAGCTGGAAGCCACAAAAAATAAGATCTATTTCCTTGTCAGCAATAAAAAGAAGAAAGGCCCCAAAGAACCCTCAAAAGGAATAGGATTAAGCAATGTGAAGCAACGTTTACAACTCATGTACGGTGATAAGCATTCCTTTGCTGTTAAAGAAGATGAAAACTATTATTTAAATGAAATAACCATTAATCTTTAA
- a CDS encoding response regulator transcription factor codes for MINCIVVDDEAHAIELLALHIEQTPFLKLVGSAMNPAEALQILNTTEVDLIFLDIQMPGMSGVEFLPLLNDRYKVILTTAFREYALDGFDHNVVDYLLKPIFFPRFLKAVQRAQEIISLSTKDAEDDFIMVKTEYKGKLIKIKTQDIVYIEGKGKYVCFHTRDGEEILALLNIGGLENKLPGDHFLRIHKSFIIAVPFIMMIHGNLVQLEFTKNQIPIGQTYRESFMNQMLGKVITNKKEEGPE; via the coding sequence ATGATTAACTGTATTGTAGTAGATGATGAAGCCCACGCAATAGAATTACTCGCATTGCATATTGAGCAAACACCATTTCTGAAACTTGTAGGTTCTGCTATGAATCCGGCAGAAGCTTTACAAATTTTGAATACTACGGAAGTGGATCTCATTTTTCTAGATATTCAGATGCCGGGTATGTCAGGAGTTGAATTTCTACCATTACTAAATGACAGGTATAAAGTCATCCTCACTACCGCTTTCAGAGAGTATGCTTTAGACGGATTCGACCATAATGTTGTAGATTATCTGCTTAAACCAATTTTCTTTCCACGGTTTTTAAAGGCAGTACAACGGGCGCAGGAAATCATTTCTTTATCTACAAAAGATGCAGAAGACGATTTTATCATGGTTAAGACAGAATATAAAGGAAAACTAATAAAAATTAAAACCCAGGATATTGTATACATAGAAGGAAAAGGAAAATATGTATGCTTTCATACCAGAGATGGAGAAGAAATCCTGGCATTATTAAATATCGGTGGACTTGAAAATAAATTACCAGGTGATCATTTTCTCAGAATACATAAATCATTCATTATTGCAGTCCCTTTTATTATGATGATCCATGGAAATTTAGTCCAACTCGAATTTACTAAAAACCAGATACCAATCGGGCAGACTTACCGCGAATCTTTTATGAATCAAATGCTGGGTAAAGTAATTACCAATAAAAAAGAAGAAGGCCCGGAATAG